The DNA sequence AGTTCGTTGCTTTTATCGTAAATCCACTGAGGCGTAACCTCAGCAACCACGAAAAGCACCCGAGAAAAACCGCCTGGGTCATTCGGGATCAGCACGCTTGAAAGGTCGCAATTAATTCCAATATCACGATAAAAATCTTCCCATTCAGTGACAATATCAGGTTTTTGAAACGGTTTCCTATGGACAAGAAAATCTTGAAACTCAGATTTTGTAATACTTCCATCATGAATTTGTCGGAAAAAATCTTTTAACACGCCGGACCATTCCGACACACTTTCAACTACTTTCTTTTCCATAAGCATTTCCTCCTTTTTAATCTTCACCGGTTGCTAATAATTATTCACTGTTGTTAAAACGGTCTGCTTGCCTTCACAAAATACGAAGGGATATTATATACGGATTCGGGATATTTTGTATAGGGGGGAATCTAAAATGTGGTTTCATGCCACAGGCGGGCATTTTTGTTTCAGAATCAGGAAAAAGGGGTTGTAATTTAGCACTACAGGCTGCGTATGCTACAAAACTTTAAGCCGCTCTTCTACGAACAATGTCTGAAGCAACTTATCAGAGGTAAGAAAGATACATTCTTCTTCCTTTAAAGTTAAGGCTGTTGCGAGCTGCAGGGAATCCAAAGTTCTTAAGCCTCTTCCGCCATAGTTCATTAATAATTGTGAGGCTGACTTTACAAGATTTGAATGTAACAGAATCCATTGGAATTTGTTACAGTCATTCTGGAAATATTTGATAACCTCAATGGCGGTATTCTTTTCCATCTCCTTTTCCCTTATTTTCTTCCATAGGGCAGAGCGGAACTCTATGAGAGCAAGCTCTGATAGAAATATTTCTTCAACATCCTTAGAAAGGGTCTCTATTACAAAGTCAGACCCCTCTTCCTGATGGTAGAGCTTGATTAGAGAAGATGTATCAAGAAATGCCTTCATACGGCGCTCCGACGTTCTTCTATAATTGCGTCACTTAGTGATCCCTTATAGTCTGACAACATCTCCCTGCTTTTTTTAAACGAGAACTTTTCTATATCAAGTTTTCTTA is a window from the Nitrospirota bacterium genome containing:
- a CDS encoding type II toxin-antitoxin system VapC family toxin; translation: MKAFLDTSSLIKLYHQEEGSDFVIETLSKDVEEIFLSELALIEFRSALWKKIREKEMEKNTAIEVIKYFQNDCNKFQWILLHSNLVKSASQLLMNYGGRGLRTLDSLQLATALTLKEEECIFLTSDKLLQTLFVEERLKVL